A segment of the Candidatus Bathyarchaeia archaeon genome:
ATTTCATAGGCCTATCCCCCCGATAGCCGAAGGGAGCCGTTGGGATTTGGCCGAAGAGGAGAAGACCTCGATATATGCGGTCCGGACCACAACGGGCCAAGAGAAGACCGTGGCCGATATGATAGCCTCTAGGGCCGCATCCAAGAAGATACCGATCGCGAGCGTATTCGTTTTGGAAGCGATCAAGGGCTATATATTCGTGGAGGCGCCACGCCCGCAATTTGTGGATGAAGCCATATCGGGCATGAGGCACGTCAGGGCGCGCACGAGGGGATCCGTTCCCATCGCCAGCCTACAGAAGTTCATAGAGACGAAGCCCGTGATAGAGGGCCTTAAGGTGGGCGATATGGTGGAGGTCGTCGGCGGGCCCTTCAGGGGCATGAGGGCGAAGATAACGAGTATCGATAAGGTCAAGGAGGAGGCCACTATTGAATTGCTAGAGGAGGGCTTCGCCACGTTGCCCATAACGGTGCACGCCGATTACCTGAAGCCCGTTGAGGAGAGGGAGAGATCGAGTTGATGGGGAAGAAGAAGGAGATTGAGGTCCTCGTGAGCGGAGGTCAAGCGACCGCCGGCCCGCCCTTGGGGCCGGCCTTGGGCCCGCTAGGCGTAAACGTACTCCAAGTCGTCAATAGGATAAACGAGCTCACTAAACCCTATTCGGGCATGAAGGTATCCGTAAAGGTGGTCGTGGATTTGGAGACGAAGGGATTCGATGTGATCGTAGGAACCCCGAGCGCCGCGGCTCTGATAGTCAAGGAATTGGGCATCGAGAAGGGATCGAGCAACCCCAAGGCGGAAAAGGTGGGTGACATAAGCCTCGAGAGCGTAAGAAAGATCGCCGAGATCAAGATGGCGGATAGTTATGCCAAGGATCTTAAGAGCGCCATGAAGGAGATCCTCGGCACATGCCTAAGCATGGGGATCACCGTGGACGGCAAGGATCCGAGGGAAGTCCAAAGGGAATTGGATAAGGGCAGGATGCCCGCTTAACCCATTCAGCCTTATTCAATATCCTCGGCTACCCCGCCGACCCTCATAGCAAAACCCTCCTACAGCATATATGCCTCTTGGCCCTCTTGACGAACTTGGGGCATCCACCGCATTCGGCCAATAGGACTGGTTGACGATCCTCCGGACAAACGGCCAGCTCGAGCTCC
Coding sequences within it:
- a CDS encoding transcription elongation factor Spt5; the encoded protein is MAEEEKTSIYAVRTTTGQEKTVADMIASRAASKKIPIASVFVLEAIKGYIFVEAPRPQFVDEAISGMRHVRARTRGSVPIASLQKFIETKPVIEGLKVGDMVEVVGGPFRGMRAKITSIDKVKEEATIELLEEGFATLPITVHADYLKPVEERERSS
- a CDS encoding 50S ribosomal protein L11; the encoded protein is MGKKKEIEVLVSGGQATAGPPLGPALGPLGVNVLQVVNRINELTKPYSGMKVSVKVVVDLETKGFDVIVGTPSAAALIVKELGIEKGSSNPKAEKVGDISLESVRKIAEIKMADSYAKDLKSAMKEILGTCLSMGITVDGKDPREVQRELDKGRMPA